From Acidianus brierleyi:
ATTTTACTTTTTCTGCAAGTAATTTCAAAGATCCGTCATCAGAAACTTCTATCAGAATTTTATCTCCTGGCTTTATACTCCACTTATTTATCCATTTTTTTGGTAAAGTAATAAATAAAGATGAAGAACCTAACTTTTGAACTTTCCTAGTTTCAATATCTTTGGAACTATCAAACTCTTCCAAAGCTTTCACATATATCTTTTCTTAAACGGCGTTTATAAATATGTTGCAAAATGTTAATAACACTTTTTAAAATAAGTTTTTAAACCCTTATGTTTTGCTTAGTACTATTTTTACAAATCCTTTACGATTAATTACCTTTACATCGTAATTCTGATATTTTTCTGGAATTTTTATTCTTAGTGTATATTTCCTCTGTTTCTTATCTTGACACGAAAAATCAAGATGATTTTTCTCTATCTTTACATAAACCGTAGAGTAGTTTATGAACGGCACGTCTATAATATAATATAAAGATCCTCCTTCTTCATATCTTGTATAAAGCGGAATCATTCCTTCTATCTCTTTTTCTGCCTCATTTATAGTGTTCTCTATTTCCTCTTCCTCTTCATCCATAAGCTGTCTTATCATTTCGTATAAGTCTTTAAATGCTGGCATAGTTATCACGTATATGTCATAGGCTTTCCAACAGAATATGAAGGAAGTTCTTTCTTTGTTTGTTCCATTAAGCCTTTTATTTTTTCTCTTATTTCTTCTGCTTCTTGTAATAGAGAACTCACATCCACTTTAAAACCTATATATTTAGAAAGGACATCTAACGCAACTGCAGAGGCTTCCGGATCCGGTAGATCTAGAAATGACTCTATAGCTATAACAAAATTATCTATACCAGCCTTTGATGATTCTAAGAGTATTGGAGCATATGGGCCAGCTATATATCCATCTCCAAATTTCTGCATAATGCCTATTTTTTCCAATTCCTGTGATAAATCAGAATTGCTTGATATCCAATATGCTGTGGGTTTTTCTATATCTAGCCTATTTTGAATAGGAAGCCCAGTTATAGAAATAATTTTACTAATAGAATATTTACTAGCATATTGCACTATAAATTTTGCTAAAGGATATATAGAAGATGAAGGCAGTGCAGTCCATGAATGAAAGACTATTATGTTAGGGTTCTCAGAGTAATAAAGTCTTAAAGGAGATTTAGCTATTCCGTTTGTAACATGCATTATTGGAGGAATATATTTAGTAGAATATAATTCTCCAAATTCCTTTAAACTAAATTTTTCTATAAGGAACTCAGTACTAATTGCTCCAACTAATCCAGCGTCAGGAAGACCAATAACCATATACGAGGGTTTAGAAATTCTTGGAAGCGAAAACTCTTTTACTTCAAACTCAGATTGCATTATTCTCCCCTTATCTTTTCACTATATTTTTCTGAAGTTAATAATTTTTCCTTTCCTTCATCAGTTGTAATCTTTAATTTGAAAATCCAACCCTTACCGTATGGATCTTTATTTATAAGTTCTGGATGTTCTGTTAGATCTTCGTTAATTTCAATAATTTTACCTGAAAGAGGCGCATAAATATCTGCTGCGGCTTTAACAGACTCTATTACTGCCACACTATCTCCAAGTTTAACTTCTTTACCTAATTCTGGCAAATCTACTCCAACTATGTCTCTTAATTTTTTCTGAGCATAATCAGTTATCCCTATAATCGCCTCGTCGCCAGAGATCTTTACCCATTCATCAGTTTCTGTATAATATCTATCTGTTAGAATTTCGTACTTGCCAACTTTTATGCTCATTATAGTTTCACCAGAGGAAAATCTGAAAACTTAATAGAATATTTTTTGTTCCTTATTTCAACATCTGCTGAATATCCTAAAACAAAGTTTTTAGACTTTATATATCCCATTCCTATTGATCTTGAGAGATAAGGGGAATAAGTGGAACTAGTAACATATCCTATATCTACATCAAGAATCTTTATCCTTTGACCAGATCTTGGTAGGGCTCTCTCTCCTTTACTTAACTTAAACCCTATTCTAAATTTATCGACACCATGCTTTAAATAATTAATAATCATCTCTTTTCCTATAAAATCCTTATCTAAAGAGAACACCCAATATCTAGCTTCTATAGGATTTATATCCTCATTGATATCCTCGCCATATAAAACAAATCCCATTTCTTGTCTTAGACTATCTCTTGCTATAAGCCCTGCTGGAAAAACTCCTTTATTATATAATTTTTCTATTATTTTCTTTGCACTATCAGGTTTAGCCCAAACTTCTATA
This genomic window contains:
- a CDS encoding proteasome assembly chaperone family protein, which codes for MQSEFEVKEFSLPRISKPSYMVIGLPDAGLVGAISTEFLIEKFSLKEFGELYSTKYIPPIMHVTNGIAKSPLRLYYSENPNIIVFHSWTALPSSSIYPLAKFIVQYASKYSISKIISITGLPIQNRLDIEKPTAYWISSNSDLSQELEKIGIMQKFGDGYIAGPYAPILLESSKAGIDNFVIAIESFLDLPDPEASAVALDVLSKYIGFKVDVSSLLQEAEEIREKIKGLMEQTKKELPSYSVGKPMTYT
- the gcvH gene encoding glycine cleavage system protein GcvH — its product is MMSIKVGKYEILTDRYYTETDEWVKISGDEAIIGITDYAQKKLRDIVGVDLPELGKEVKLGDSVAVIESVKAAADIYAPLSGKIIEINEDLTEHPELINKDPYGKGWIFKLKITTDEGKEKLLTSEKYSEKIRGE